The Lentzea guizhouensis genome contains a region encoding:
- a CDS encoding LutB/LldF family L-lactate oxidation iron-sulfur protein — MARNPVTWLGSPTFPKAARVALNDTQLRQNLRKATGTIRGRRAAAVAEMDDWEQLRVAGEQVKDDVLARLDTLLVQLEESVTARGGTVHWARDAEEANRIVLDLCRAENATEVVKVKSMATAEIGLNEALEAGGVHAVETDLAELIVQLGDDRPSHILVPAIHRNRAEIREIFQRRMGVEVSDEPADLAEAARTYLREKFLTTKVAISGANFAVADSGSIVVLESEGNGRMCLTLPDTLITVMGIEKLVPTWQDLEVFLQLLPRSSTAERMNPYTSVWTGVTPGDGPQRFHLVLIDNGRTATLQDSVGRQALRCIRCSACLNVCPVYERTGGQSYGSVYPGPIGAILTPQLVGDMHDPQAASLPFASSLCGACFEVCPVRIDIPSVLTHLRAEVVEAKGRTAESVAMAAAAWVFGSASRYEKAQKAGALARFLARDGRITSLPWPGSKWTSSRDVPAPPAQSFRAWWKENRCQK; from the coding sequence GTGGCGCGCAACCCCGTGACGTGGCTGGGCAGTCCGACGTTCCCCAAGGCGGCCAGGGTGGCGTTGAACGACACGCAGCTGCGGCAGAACCTGCGCAAGGCCACCGGGACCATCCGCGGTCGCCGGGCGGCGGCGGTCGCCGAGATGGACGACTGGGAGCAGCTGCGGGTCGCCGGCGAGCAGGTCAAGGACGACGTGCTCGCGCGGCTGGACACGCTGCTGGTCCAGCTGGAGGAGTCGGTCACGGCCCGCGGCGGCACGGTGCACTGGGCGCGCGACGCCGAGGAGGCCAACCGGATCGTCCTCGACCTGTGCCGCGCCGAGAACGCGACCGAGGTCGTCAAGGTCAAGTCCATGGCCACCGCAGAGATCGGCCTGAACGAGGCGCTCGAAGCCGGTGGCGTGCACGCGGTCGAGACCGACCTCGCCGAGCTGATCGTGCAGCTCGGCGACGACCGCCCGTCGCACATCCTGGTGCCGGCGATCCACCGCAACCGCGCGGAGATCCGCGAGATCTTCCAGCGGCGCATGGGCGTCGAGGTGTCGGACGAGCCCGCCGACCTCGCCGAGGCCGCCAGAACCTACCTGCGCGAGAAGTTCCTCACCACGAAGGTCGCGATCTCGGGCGCGAACTTCGCCGTCGCCGACAGCGGGTCGATCGTGGTGCTGGAGTCCGAGGGCAACGGCCGGATGTGCCTGACCCTGCCGGACACCCTGATCACCGTGATGGGCATCGAGAAGCTCGTGCCGACGTGGCAGGACCTCGAGGTCTTCCTGCAGCTGCTGCCGCGTTCCTCCACCGCGGAACGCATGAACCCGTACACGAGCGTGTGGACCGGTGTGACGCCCGGCGACGGCCCGCAGCGGTTCCACCTGGTGCTGATCGACAACGGCCGCACCGCGACGCTGCAGGACTCCGTTGGGCGCCAGGCACTCCGGTGCATCCGGTGCAGTGCGTGCCTGAACGTCTGCCCGGTCTACGAACGCACCGGCGGCCAGTCCTACGGCTCGGTCTACCCCGGCCCGATCGGCGCGATCCTCACGCCGCAGCTGGTCGGTGACATGCACGACCCGCAGGCGGCGTCGCTGCCGTTCGCGTCGTCGTTGTGCGGCGCGTGCTTCGAGGTCTGCCCGGTGCGGATCGACATCCCGTCGGTGCTCACCCACCTGCGGGCGGAGGTCGTGGAAGCCAAGGGGCGCACCGCGGAGTCGGTCGCGATGGCGGCCGCCGCGTGGGTGTTCGGCTCGGCGTCGCGCTACGAGAAGGCGCAGAAGGCCGGGGCGCTCGCGCGTTTCCTGGCCAGGGACGGGAGGATCACGTCATTGCCGTGGCCGGGTTCGAAGTGGACGTCCTCACGCGACGTGCCCGCGCCGCCTGCCCAGTCGTTCCGCGCGTGGTGGAAGGAAAACCGTTGCCAGAAGTAG
- a CDS encoding LutC/YkgG family protein — protein MPEVAGTAAREEILRRIRDARVPAAAPVVRGYHREGPGGVELFAERVADYRAVVRVVTDVPEALSSLRGKDVVAPDDVPDEWLVDGVGWLREPLSIGELDRADGVLTGCAVAIADTGTIVLDGGVAQGRRALTLLPDYHVCVVRADQIAGSVPEALARLQPTRPLTFISGPSATSDIELNRVEGVHGPRVLEVLIVT, from the coding sequence TTGCCAGAAGTAGCCGGCACCGCCGCCCGAGAAGAGATCCTCCGACGCATCCGCGACGCGCGTGTGCCCGCCGCCGCGCCGGTCGTGCGCGGGTACCACCGCGAAGGGCCGGGCGGGGTCGAGCTGTTCGCCGAACGGGTCGCCGACTACCGGGCGGTCGTGCGCGTGGTGACCGACGTGCCCGAGGCGCTGTCCTCTTTGCGCGGCAAGGACGTTGTGGCCCCTGACGACGTACCGGACGAGTGGCTCGTCGACGGCGTGGGGTGGTTGCGCGAGCCGTTGTCGATCGGGGAGCTGGACCGGGCGGACGGCGTGCTGACCGGGTGCGCGGTCGCGATCGCGGACACCGGCACGATCGTCCTCGACGGCGGCGTGGCCCAGGGACGGCGCGCGCTGACGTTGCTGCCGGACTACCACGTGTGCGTGGTGCGGGCCGACCAGATCGCCGGCTCGGTGCCGGAAGCGCTGGCACGGCTGCAACCCACGCGGCCGCTGACGTTCATCAGCGGCCCGTCGGCGACGAGCGACATCGAGCTCAACCGGGTGGAGGGCGTGCACGGCCCGCGCGTCCTGGAGGTCCTGATCGTCACTTGA
- a CDS encoding Fpg/Nei family DNA glycosylase produces the protein MPELPEVEALVHHLREHAVGRTVHRVDVASLQVLKTFDPPWTALHGQEVVAAHRHGKHLDLEVADGLHLVVHLARAGWLRWADTMAAPPPKQGRGPLALRVHLGPPGQGPGFDLTEAGTKKGLAAWIVRDPKTIASVARLGPDALQLSRTHLEDLLHKRTERLKTALTDQSLIAGIGNAYSDEIMHLARLSPYATAGRLDEDQLDRLHEAMISTLTDAVARSVGQDAARLKGEKRSGLRVHARTGLPCPVCGDTVREVSFADKAFQYCPKCQTGGKPLADRRMSRLLK, from the coding sequence GTGCCCGAGCTACCAGAGGTAGAAGCACTGGTTCACCACCTGCGTGAACACGCTGTCGGCCGCACTGTGCACCGCGTCGACGTGGCGTCGCTCCAGGTGCTGAAGACGTTCGACCCGCCGTGGACCGCGCTGCACGGCCAGGAGGTCGTGGCCGCGCACCGGCACGGCAAGCACCTCGACCTGGAGGTCGCCGACGGCCTGCACCTGGTCGTGCACCTCGCGCGGGCGGGGTGGCTGCGGTGGGCGGACACCATGGCTGCCCCACCGCCCAAGCAGGGGCGCGGCCCGCTGGCGTTGCGCGTGCACCTCGGCCCACCCGGACAGGGGCCCGGCTTCGACCTCACCGAGGCGGGCACCAAGAAGGGGCTCGCCGCGTGGATCGTGCGCGACCCGAAGACCATCGCCTCGGTCGCCCGCCTGGGCCCCGACGCGTTGCAGCTCTCCCGCACGCACCTCGAGGACCTGCTGCACAAGCGCACCGAGCGGCTGAAGACCGCGCTGACCGACCAGAGCCTGATCGCGGGCATCGGCAACGCCTACTCCGACGAGATCATGCACCTGGCCCGTCTCTCGCCGTACGCCACGGCCGGGCGTCTCGACGAGGACCAGCTCGACCGGCTGCACGAGGCCATGATCAGCACGCTGACGGACGCGGTCGCCCGCTCGGTGGGCCAGGACGCGGCCAGGCTGAAGGGCGAGAAGCGCTCCGGCCTGCGGGTGCACGCGCGGACCGGGCTGCCGTGCCCGGTGTGCGGCGACACCGTGCGCGAGGTGTCCTTCGCGGACAAGGCGTTCCAGTACTGCCCGAAGTGCCAGACCGGCGGCAAGCCGCTGGCCGACCGCCGGATGTCGCGCCTGCTCAAGTGA
- a CDS encoding DUF983 domain-containing protein, which translates to MTRLVRGADGRMWTVHSRIEWRNPVLSDDFEHDVSGGALPGIMMAGLLLVMTVVLIAWTPEQVVVPAWLILALIFLFLFFPVRWALRRPHTLVAESKATADELPPERWIGQVRGPLAVRQEASRVARTIEMHSLPDVEGPLQPVD; encoded by the coding sequence ATGACGCGGCTGGTGCGCGGTGCGGACGGGCGGATGTGGACGGTGCACAGCCGCATCGAGTGGCGCAACCCGGTGCTTTCAGACGACTTCGAGCACGACGTCAGCGGTGGTGCGCTGCCGGGCATCATGATGGCCGGCCTGCTGCTCGTGATGACGGTCGTGCTGATCGCGTGGACGCCGGAGCAGGTCGTCGTGCCCGCGTGGCTGATCCTCGCGCTGATCTTCCTGTTCCTGTTCTTCCCGGTCCGCTGGGCGCTGCGCCGGCCGCACACGCTGGTCGCGGAGAGCAAGGCGACCGCCGACGAGCTGCCGCCGGAGCGCTGGATCGGCCAGGTCCGCGGGCCGCTGGCGGTGCGCCAGGAGGCCTCCAGGGTCGCGAGGACGATCGAGATGCACTCGCTGCCCGACGTCGAAGGTCCGTTGCAACCCGTCGACTGA
- a CDS encoding sigma-70 family RNA polymerase sigma factor — protein sequence MLSLVMVDENEVDRDLLARVRDGDDSAYGELFSRHADAIRRFSLRHVRDAAEADDLTAESFFRMLQAIRRGSGPTDHVRTYLLTVARRVAWEWSGRRRDVPVEDEELSRRAEPVADNAAKRAEHNLITRAFSSLPERWRVVLWRVEVEGERPASVAPHFGLSPNAMSALARRAREGLRAAYLQAHLAVDDGRSSCAAIRAKLGTYTAGGVQGVEQRRIRAHLDTCSSCSQLHTELNEVCATLRANAAFLIVPSTLGLAFAGKVLLGKAKLAVAAASIATIGLVGTVATVFSDGPGVAMLQPDQNPVVQSVPSGTTSGHGQELLQVPPATEQPQPRQRENAIAPAGHRPGPETVRRTTSAPPPATEQERETATERAEPVTGWSAPDSSEVGTTAPGTGIRSLDTPSSTSPAPPSSSSPCYPPPPPPTTSTTITLYPKPQTD from the coding sequence ATGTTGAGCCTTGTGATGGTCGACGAGAACGAGGTCGACCGGGACCTGCTCGCCAGGGTGCGCGACGGAGACGACTCGGCCTACGGCGAACTGTTCTCCCGGCACGCGGACGCGATCCGCCGTTTCTCACTCAGGCACGTCCGCGACGCGGCCGAAGCCGACGACCTCACCGCCGAGTCGTTCTTCCGCATGCTGCAGGCGATCCGCCGCGGCAGCGGGCCCACCGACCACGTGCGCACGTACCTGCTCACCGTCGCGCGCCGGGTGGCGTGGGAGTGGAGCGGCAGGCGGCGGGACGTTCCGGTCGAGGACGAGGAGCTGAGCAGGCGGGCCGAGCCGGTGGCCGACAACGCCGCCAAGCGCGCCGAGCACAACCTCATCACCCGTGCCTTCTCCAGCCTGCCGGAACGCTGGCGGGTCGTGCTGTGGCGCGTCGAGGTCGAGGGTGAGCGCCCGGCCTCCGTGGCACCGCACTTCGGGCTGTCGCCGAACGCCATGTCGGCGTTGGCGCGGCGTGCGCGTGAAGGGCTGCGGGCGGCCTACCTGCAGGCCCACCTCGCCGTGGACGACGGGCGTTCGTCGTGCGCCGCCATCAGGGCCAAGCTCGGCACCTACACCGCGGGTGGGGTCCAGGGCGTCGAACAACGCCGGATCCGCGCCCACCTCGACACCTGTTCGTCCTGCTCACAGCTCCACACCGAGCTCAACGAGGTCTGCGCGACGCTGCGGGCCAACGCGGCGTTCCTGATCGTGCCGTCCACGCTCGGGCTCGCGTTCGCGGGCAAGGTGCTCCTCGGCAAGGCGAAGCTCGCGGTCGCGGCGGCCTCGATCGCCACCATCGGCCTGGTCGGCACCGTCGCGACGGTGTTCTCCGACGGGCCGGGCGTGGCGATGCTGCAACCCGACCAGAACCCGGTGGTCCAGTCGGTCCCCTCCGGCACGACCAGCGGGCACGGCCAGGAGCTCCTCCAGGTGCCGCCCGCCACCGAGCAGCCCCAGCCGCGGCAGCGGGAGAACGCGATCGCGCCCGCCGGGCACCGTCCCGGTCCCGAGACGGTGCGCAGGACGACGTCCGCCCCGCCGCCCGCCACCGAGCAGGAGCGGGAGACGGCGACCGAACGCGCGGAGCCGGTGACCGGGTGGTCGGCGCCGGACTCCTCCGAGGTCGGGACGACGGCACCGGGGACCGGGATCAGGTCGCTCGACACGCCGTCCTCGACGTCCCCGGCGCCCCCGTCCAGCTCGTCGCCGTGCTACCCGCCGCCACCACCGCCCACGACGTCGACGACGATCACGCTCTACCCGAAACCGCAGACCGACTGA
- a CDS encoding DUF7674 family protein, with protein MVDWRERATALMPELRDVAMTEEWSCHVFFSELSQLAMEAHREQDDDVLRRAYGFAHWCFHQPEQFLENAALVSFYEHVFDDWDLREEVAAWLPVDVLPKVRALWEWRWPKEQLDEVDQLLAGLQPPGRDAV; from the coding sequence GTGGTGGACTGGCGAGAACGAGCGACGGCACTGATGCCGGAACTTCGCGATGTCGCCATGACCGAGGAGTGGTCCTGCCACGTCTTCTTCTCCGAGCTGTCGCAGCTGGCCATGGAGGCGCACCGCGAGCAGGACGACGACGTGCTGCGGCGCGCGTACGGCTTCGCGCACTGGTGCTTCCACCAGCCCGAGCAGTTCCTGGAGAACGCCGCGCTGGTCAGCTTCTACGAGCACGTGTTCGACGACTGGGACCTGCGCGAGGAAGTCGCGGCCTGGCTGCCGGTCGACGTGCTGCCCAAGGTGCGGGCGCTGTGGGAGTGGCGGTGGCCGAAGGAGCAGCTGGACGAGGTGGACCAGCTGTTGGCCGGGTTGCAACCCCCCGGTCGAGACGCGGTTTAG
- a CDS encoding S66 peptidase family protein — MDVLRPPRLQPGDRVRLVSPASYPSADLLAESVRTLESWGLVVEIAPHAMDRHGYMAGHDADRLADLNDAYRDPGVRAVIATLGGAGAYRIADGIDFAAVRADPKPLVGFSDITNLHLAVWRECRVTGVHGCLAGDRSAASTRALLMESEPVELHRDRHALTAAVEVPGKAVGHLVGGHLGTIAWSVGAGLPSLAGAILLLEEPRAVGLGQVDRHLTQLMRSGSLRGLRGVALGRFTGFEDYVDRDWTVVDVLRDRLSALGVPVLGGIDAGHGDNPLSIPLGPLAELDTEVGTLEVGPAVV, encoded by the coding sequence ATGGACGTCCTGCGCCCACCACGCCTTCAGCCCGGCGACCGCGTCCGGCTCGTGTCGCCGGCCAGCTACCCGTCAGCCGACCTGCTCGCCGAGTCGGTGCGCACGTTGGAGAGCTGGGGCCTCGTCGTCGAGATCGCGCCACACGCCATGGACCGCCACGGGTACATGGCCGGCCACGACGCCGACCGCTTGGCCGACCTCAACGACGCCTACCGCGACCCCGGCGTGCGCGCTGTGATCGCCACACTGGGCGGTGCGGGTGCTTATCGAATCGCGGACGGGATCGACTTCGCCGCCGTGCGCGCCGACCCCAAGCCGCTGGTCGGGTTCAGCGACATCACCAACCTGCACCTCGCCGTCTGGCGGGAGTGCCGGGTGACGGGCGTGCACGGGTGCCTGGCCGGCGACCGTTCCGCCGCCTCGACGCGGGCGTTGCTGATGGAGAGCGAACCCGTTGAGCTGCACCGGGATCGGCACGCGCTCACGGCGGCGGTCGAGGTGCCGGGGAAGGCCGTGGGCCACCTCGTCGGCGGTCACCTGGGCACGATCGCCTGGTCCGTCGGCGCCGGGCTGCCGAGCCTGGCCGGCGCGATCCTGCTCCTGGAGGAACCGCGGGCGGTCGGGCTCGGGCAGGTCGACCGGCACCTGACCCAGCTGATGCGCTCCGGCTCGTTGCGGGGGCTGCGCGGCGTGGCACTGGGCCGGTTCACCGGGTTCGAGGACTACGTCGACCGCGACTGGACGGTCGTCGACGTGCTGCGCGACCGGTTGTCGGCGTTGGGCGTGCCGGTGCTCGGTGGCATCGACGCCGGCCACGGCGACAACCCGCTGTCCATCCCGTTGGGCCCGCTCGCGGAACTCGACACGGAGGTCGGCACGCTCGAGGTCGGCCCTGCGGTCGTCTGA
- a CDS encoding OsmC family peroxiredoxin, whose product MAITQTANAHWEGSLVEGKGNVALSTSNSGSFDIDWKARAEEAGGKTSPEELIAAAHSSCYSMALSHGLTGAGTPPTSIDTKAEVSFKAGVGITGIHLTVRANVPGLSQEDFVKAAEGAKANCPVSKALAAVENITLDAALV is encoded by the coding sequence ATGGCCATCACTCAGACGGCAAACGCGCACTGGGAAGGCTCTCTCGTCGAGGGCAAGGGCAATGTCGCCCTCTCCACGTCGAACAGCGGCAGCTTCGACATCGACTGGAAGGCGCGTGCCGAGGAGGCCGGCGGCAAGACCAGCCCCGAGGAGCTCATCGCGGCGGCGCACTCGTCGTGCTACTCGATGGCGCTGTCGCACGGGCTCACCGGTGCGGGCACGCCGCCCACCTCGATCGACACCAAGGCCGAGGTCTCGTTCAAGGCGGGCGTCGGCATCACCGGCATCCACCTGACCGTGCGCGCCAACGTGCCGGGCCTCTCGCAGGAGGACTTCGTCAAGGCCGCCGAGGGCGCCAAGGCGAACTGCCCGGTCTCCAAGGCGCTCGCGGCCGTCGAGAACATCACGCTGGACGCCGCCCTGGTCTGA
- a CDS encoding cytochrome P450: protein MEADFVSEFAAPLTLGVIGDVLGVPDADFPLFREFVTPVLELTSGEEVSERVLGSYFAAMHEFCAYFGRSDVFKGGQLSEQERLSLCLGLVVAGTESTTNLLSSLLLRLDRRERRLGGVVEEVVRLDAPLIGFFRTATCPVSVGGTALAEGDHLFLDFAAGNRDPRAFTEDFDPGRPAVPAHLGFGHGPHYCLGAHLARLTGRIVAEELLDRSFEVVEQPVRLRRHLISHGPAELRFRPGRRPA from the coding sequence GTGGAAGCCGACTTCGTGAGCGAGTTCGCGGCGCCGCTCACCCTGGGCGTCATCGGCGACGTGCTCGGCGTGCCGGACGCGGACTTCCCGCTGTTCCGCGAGTTCGTGACGCCGGTGCTGGAGCTGACCAGCGGTGAGGAGGTCAGCGAGCGGGTGCTCGGGTCGTACTTCGCCGCCATGCACGAGTTCTGCGCCTACTTCGGCCGCTCGGACGTGTTCAAGGGCGGTCAGCTGTCCGAACAGGAACGGCTCTCGCTCTGCCTGGGCCTCGTCGTCGCGGGCACCGAGTCGACCACGAACCTGCTGTCCAGCCTGCTGCTGCGCCTCGACCGGCGCGAACGCCGGCTTGGCGGCGTGGTGGAGGAGGTCGTGCGCCTGGACGCGCCGTTGATCGGCTTCTTCCGCACGGCGACGTGCCCGGTGTCGGTCGGCGGCACCGCACTCGCCGAGGGCGACCACCTGTTCCTCGACTTCGCGGCCGGCAACCGCGACCCGCGCGCGTTCACCGAGGACTTCGACCCCGGCCGCCCCGCCGTGCCGGCCCACCTCGGGTTCGGCCACGGCCCGCACTACTGCCTCGGCGCCCACCTGGCCAGGCTGACCGGCCGGATCGTCGCCGAAGAGCTGCTCGACCGCTCCTTCGAGGTGGTCGAGCAGCCCGTGCGCCTCCGCAGGCACCTGATCAGCCACGGTCCCGCGGAGCTGCGGTTCAGACCAGGGCGGCGTCCAGCGTGA
- a CDS encoding contact-dependent growth inhibition system immunity protein, protein MDRGETLARLSDDDWLRPDSSSTQLYRDLCALRQLPVRELTPTSLHLLVTHQVGLDVTALLALEHVEADPLRSVALYPGDLLAALLRVDHSFWADHPALLDRMSGVLDRLRTLPDGDWQLLVTAADQFPG, encoded by the coding sequence GTGGACCGCGGAGAGACGCTCGCGCGCCTGAGCGACGACGACTGGCTGAGACCGGACTCGTCGTCCACCCAGCTCTACCGGGACCTCTGCGCGTTGCGGCAGCTGCCCGTGCGGGAGCTGACGCCGACGTCGTTGCACCTGCTGGTCACGCACCAGGTCGGGCTCGACGTGACGGCACTGCTGGCGCTGGAACACGTGGAGGCGGACCCGCTGCGGTCGGTCGCGCTCTACCCCGGCGACCTGCTCGCCGCGCTGCTGCGGGTGGACCACTCGTTCTGGGCGGACCACCCGGCGTTGCTGGACCGGATGTCCGGTGTGCTGGACCGGCTGCGCACGTTGCCGGACGGCGACTGGCAGCTGCTCGTGACGGCAGCGGACCAGTTCCCCGGCTAG
- a CDS encoding SdrD B-like domain-containing protein: protein MSANSARVFARRFTVLAATAVCALSVQGTAQAAEGPDVTATVQVLGGPYLLGQTVPLQLTVTNIGNAEATEVRAHYETVSGSHLSINSADWDGLQPPWGQPSTLTLAAGASRTFTLKGVFYQYAGDSKFNVRVGSKNDANPWNDAAPAQIGVVEPTRTGTLSGVVWGDANGNGTLDAGEGLAGAKIIASRGGGNRETTTGADGRYAFTELERAMWGVGLYGLPGGWVVRYSSDMHAVDGSGSTSDLRHQAVRPLTDQLSSSLRFTTTEHVDNGPIGVEFTLTNTGTTDLTGIKAGCNRSGEGPHVRLDLGELDYNGSGATVPAGQSRVFGYTGTVSPDASSYGFTNVNCDFGADELLAEGFPKVADYVKVGNRRTDTNGSIFVDTNGDGWMNDGERLTGVPFSLKDPKTGAIVGTAAGEAPDGRAYFRDIPAGRYDVVADGYRVVSQWQVVARDCTDWCQNGWTIQVVPA from the coding sequence TTGTCCGCAAATTCGGCGCGCGTCTTCGCGCGCAGGTTCACCGTGCTCGCCGCCACCGCGGTGTGCGCGTTGTCCGTCCAGGGCACCGCGCAGGCCGCCGAGGGCCCTGACGTGACAGCGACCGTCCAGGTGCTGGGCGGGCCGTACCTGCTCGGCCAGACCGTGCCGCTCCAGCTCACGGTCACCAACATCGGCAACGCGGAGGCCACCGAGGTCCGGGCCCACTACGAGACCGTGTCGGGGTCGCACCTGTCGATCAACTCGGCCGACTGGGACGGGCTGCAGCCGCCGTGGGGACAGCCGTCGACGTTGACGCTGGCCGCCGGGGCGTCGCGGACGTTCACGCTCAAGGGCGTCTTCTACCAGTACGCGGGCGACTCGAAGTTCAACGTGCGGGTCGGCTCGAAGAACGACGCCAACCCGTGGAACGACGCCGCGCCGGCGCAGATCGGCGTGGTCGAGCCGACCAGGACCGGCACGCTCAGCGGCGTGGTGTGGGGTGACGCCAACGGCAACGGCACGCTGGACGCCGGTGAGGGGCTCGCGGGCGCCAAGATCATCGCGTCCCGGGGTGGGGGCAACCGCGAGACCACGACCGGTGCGGACGGCCGGTACGCGTTCACCGAGCTCGAGCGCGCGATGTGGGGTGTCGGCCTGTACGGGCTGCCGGGTGGCTGGGTGGTCCGGTACAGCTCGGACATGCACGCCGTTGACGGCAGCGGCTCCACGTCGGACCTGCGTCACCAGGCGGTGCGGCCGCTGACCGACCAGCTGTCGTCGTCACTCAGGTTCACCACCACCGAGCACGTCGACAACGGCCCGATCGGTGTCGAGTTCACCCTCACCAACACCGGCACGACCGACCTCACCGGCATCAAGGCGGGCTGCAACCGCTCCGGCGAAGGCCCGCACGTGCGGCTCGACCTCGGCGAGCTCGACTACAACGGTTCCGGCGCAACGGTTCCCGCCGGTCAGAGCCGTGTCTTCGGCTACACGGGAACGGTTTCGCCGGACGCGTCCAGCTACGGCTTCACCAACGTCAACTGCGACTTCGGCGCCGACGAGTTGCTGGCAGAAGGCTTTCCGAAGGTGGCCGACTACGTGAAGGTCGGCAACCGCCGGACCGACACCAACGGCTCGATCTTCGTCGACACCAACGGCGACGGCTGGATGAACGACGGCGAGCGCCTCACCGGTGTCCCGTTCAGCCTCAAGGACCCCAAGACCGGCGCGATCGTCGGCACGGCCGCGGGTGAGGCCCCGGACGGCCGGGCGTACTTCCGCGACATCCCGGCCGGACGCTACGACGTCGTGGCGGACGGGTACCGAGTCGTCTCGCAGTGGCAGGTCGTCGCACGTGACTGCACCGACTGGTGCCAGAACGGGTGGACCATCCAGGTCGTCCCGGCCTGA